GAGAGCAGCCTGACAAGTAATGCCCTTAAATACGCTCTTCATCTTTCTACCAGGTCTTTTTCCATACCCAATTTTATAACTGATTCACTCTATGGTCTTAGCTACTTACAATCCCTTCGCAGTATCGCTCAAGAATTTGAAAAAGATCCAAACACCCTCATCAACCATTTAAAAAGCTTGCAAGAAAGGCTCATGGGAATAGAAGATGCAAAACTTGTTATCAGCGCAGATCTTGATTCCTATAACTATCTAAAAACGAATGATTTTTTTGGTCTTGCTGCTCTATGTAAAAAACAAAACGTACCTTTTTTCCATAATTATTCAATACCAGAAGCACATTCTCAGGCACATATCCTCTCAGCTCCCGTATCCTTCAATAGCATGAGCCTTCCTATCATTTCCTACGCCCATCCAGACGCAGCTTATCTGAACATTGCAACGCAGCTTTTTGAAAATAAAGTGTTACATAAAAAAATTCGCGAACAAGGTGGTGCTTATGGGGGAGGTGCATCTAGCAACACACTTACTGGCTGTCTAAGCTTTTACTCCTATAGAGACCCTCACATCGCTCTTTCGCTAAAAGCATTCAAAGAATCCGCCGAATCCATTGCTAAAGGTGCATTTGATGCAAGAGATATAGAGGATGCTCAATTAGGTCTTTTACAAGATTTAGATGGACCCATAGCCCCTGGCCACAGAGCCTCTGTAGCTTTTTCTTGGCTTCTTGCTGGAAAAACCTTTGATAAGCGCAAAAAATATAGAACAACTCTTTTAAAAGCCACTAAAGAAGATATCCAAAGGGCTGTTAAAGAACATATCTTACCTCACTTAAATCAAGGGATCATCGTCTCATTCGCAGGAAAAGCATTACTAGAAAAAGAAATGCCCCTATTAGAAAAAGAAAACTTTCCTAAATTACCTCTATACACGGTATAAGCTATGCAAACAGATCTTAACTTCTTACGTAACTATTTCAAAAAAAACCAAGAGTCTATACTTTCCGATTTTTTCTCTTTTTTACGCTTTCAAAGTATCAGCCAAGATGCAAGTCACCTTCCTGAAATGGGTAAGTGCCTTAATTTTCTAAAAGACTACTTAGAGAAAATAGGCTTTGAAACAGAAAAATGGGAAACACATACACATCCTGTACTTTTTGCTAAATGGATGAAGGCAGGACCTGAAAAGCCCACCATTCTTATCTATAATCACTACGACGTGCAACCAGTTGATCCAATCGAAAAATGGGAAACACCTCCCTTCGAGCCCTCCATTCGAAATAATGAAGTCTTTGCAAGGGGTGCACAAGACAATAAAGGGCAATGCTTCTATGTACTTCTGGCTCTTAAAGCCATTTTAGAGAATGAAGGCTCTCTTCCTGTCAATGTAAAGCTATGCATCGAGGGAGATGAAGAGATTGGAAGTGAAGGCCTTAAAAAGCTTGCCCCTTTCAAAGAAAAGGAATTAAAAGCAGATCACCTACTCATCGTAGATGTCGGTATTAAGAGCAAAGAATCCCCTGCCATTACTTTAGGAACAAGGGGTATTTTAGGCATGCTCTTGGACCTAAAAGGATCTTCTTCCGATTTACACTCGGGCGAGCATGGAGGCATCGTTGTCAATCCCATCCATGCACTTGTGGATCTTCTTGCAAAACTACATTCTCCGTCTGGAAGAGTTATGGTCCCAGGTTTTTATGATGACGTTTTAGAACCCACAAAAGAGGAAAAAAGTCTCATCGACTTCTCTTTCGATGCAGCAGAATATGAGCACAATTTCCACGCCAAGGCATTGGGAGGAGAAGACAACTATACACCTCTAGAGCGTGCCTGGATAAGACCTACCCTAGAAATAAATGGCATCTGTGGTGGTTACACAGGAATTGGCCTCAAAACAATTATTCCAGCAATGGCCCATGCCAAAATAACGTGCAGGCTAGTTGCAAATCAAAATCCTGACAAAATCGGAGTTCTTGTTACAGAATTTTTAAATGAGCATAAACCCAAAGAGATGCATTTACATATCGACACATGCCACGGAAGCCCTGCTATTAAAACAAGCCCTCATTCAACTATAGCTAAAGCTGCAACCACAGCTTATAGTGAAGTGTTTGAAACGCCTTGTAAAATGATCATGGCAGGCGGTTCAATTGGAGTTAGTGAAACACTTGTAAAAGCAAGCCATGCAGAACCGATCTTTTTAGGTCTTGGGCTTGCAGACGACCAAATTCATGCACCGAATGAACACTTTGGCATAGATCGCTTAGAAAAAGGAATGCTCATCATTGCAAGAATTTTACAAACTATCGTTTAAAATAGCCTCTCGATAATTTTTCATGAGGCGCACCATGTAGTGCAAATTATGGATAGATGCAAGACTTCCTGCTGTTTGCTCTTTAGCTTTAAATAGATGGTGCAAATAACCTCTTGTAAAACATCTGCAAGCAAGACAATTGCATCCTTCTTCAATAGGATCAAAGGCATGTACATTACTTCCTTGCGTAAGCTTTAAAGGGCCATTTTTTGTAAAGACTACACCATGGCGAGCTGACTTTGTAGGATAAGAGCTATCAAATGTATCAAATCCAAGCGGAACACATTTCTGCAGCGAGGGAAGATCTGCTATACCAAGCAAGTGATTAGGTTTATCTTCTGGTAAAAAAGGTGTTAAAAACTGAAGCATGTCTACCATTTCATCTCGATCTTTTCCAAGACTACCCCCCACTGCAAAACCATCAAAGGGAAGGCTAGACAAATATTCACAGCTCTCTTTTCTAAGCATTTTATCCACCCCACCATGTATAACAGCATAGAGGGCCTGATTTTTTTTATCTTTTAAGTGTTCTTCTAAAGAGCGCTTTTCCCAGCGATGTGTTCTTGCAAGCGACTTTTTTAATTCATCAGAAGCTATGTGATAGGGAGGCAATTCATCTAGTGGAATGATAATGTCTGCCCCAAATATTTTTTGCGCTTGTATAGAAGATTCTGGAGTAAGCATGATCTTAGCACCATCTCGATAGGAGCGAAAAAGCACCCCCTCTTCAGAGATCTTGATAACGCTTCCTTCGCTTTTTTTTGTACCCTTACTCTTTAACTCACTTGCAACGGACCCATAAGCCAAACTAAAGACTTGAAAGCCTCCTGAGTCCGTAATGATAGGGCCTTTTCTATTGATAAAAGCATGCAAGCCACCTGCCTTTTTAACCACTTCAAGGCCTGGCTGCAAAAGAAGATGATATGTATTACAAAACATGAGCTGCAGCTCTACAGCACTCACAGCATCGTTATCCAGCGCCTTCAATGTACCATTTGTTCCAACGGCTACAAAATTTGGGGTATCAATCACTCCATGTGGAGTATGGATCTTTCCAACCCTAGCCCTTGACTTCTTCGACTGATAAATCACTTCAAAACGAAATGTGCTCATGTAATTTTTCTTCTCTCTTCTTCTTTTTCAATAAAAAATAACCAACCAAAGGGGCACTTATGATAAGCGAAAAGCACTTAATAATAAAACTAAACAAGACAATAGAAGAGAGCGAAAGTAAAATCCCATAAAGACCAAGATAGGTAAATAGCAAAGTATCTAGCAGCTGTACGACACCTACAACCAAAACAGTCCTAATAAGTACATATCTACCATTTGCTATTTTCTGTAAAAATGCAGAAAATGCAACATTCATCAAAGAGGATACCAAATAGGCAACAAGGGATGCAAGCACAAGCCTTGGCATTGTACCCAAAATATTTGCATAATGCACATGCATCGTATCACTGGAGCTTGGCTGATAAGCAAGCTGTATCCATGACATGATTGCAAAAATAACTAGGAGATAAAAACCTAAAAAAACAGCTCTTTTTGCAAACTTTTTTCCATAAAATTCATTGAGCAGTGCAATGCCAATAGAGCCACCTACAGAAAAAGCATCACTTGCTGTTACGCTCAAGCCAAATAGCTCTATCTGCTTAAGCACGAATAGATTAGCAAATATCCAGGAAACTACCGTTGTTGCAAGAAGAAACTCCTTGCTCACTCGAAGGGCTCCCAAAATAAACGTAATCGTCAAAAGAGCATGAAAAATAAATAATAATTCGTTTAACAAGTTTTTTCATCTTTTAGAAGAGAGCGTTTTGCAACTACGGAAAATATGTTTTTAGAATTAGGATACTTACCTACAACTACATTAAACTCATCCATTTTAAATTTATATCTCCCCTTCACTAGTATAACTTCTGGCAAATGAGCCAATTTAATAAATACGCCAAGACCTGCAAGAGGAATCAAGATGGGATAAACGAACAAACTACTTACAACAGCAGCAACCGCTAACATTAAGTTGCCTATTGATGTATTACATCTTGCTTCATGAAGCTGTTCTATAACAAAACCACGAAATCTCTTTAGAGGGGAGCACAAACACTCTCCTCTGAGCTCTGATGAGTGATAAAGGCCCCCTAAATGCTCACTAACATGCATAGCTATCTCCTTAATTAAATAACAACTATAATCCATTAAAAATTTAAAGATTAAATAAAGATTAAGTAATAGACTTCTTGCGTAATTACA
Above is a window of Chlamydiales bacterium DNA encoding:
- a CDS encoding dipeptidase, which produces MQTDLNFLRNYFKKNQESILSDFFSFLRFQSISQDASHLPEMGKCLNFLKDYLEKIGFETEKWETHTHPVLFAKWMKAGPEKPTILIYNHYDVQPVDPIEKWETPPFEPSIRNNEVFARGAQDNKGQCFYVLLALKAILENEGSLPVNVKLCIEGDEEIGSEGLKKLAPFKEKELKADHLLIVDVGIKSKESPAITLGTRGILGMLLDLKGSSSDLHSGEHGGIVVNPIHALVDLLAKLHSPSGRVMVPGFYDDVLEPTKEEKSLIDFSFDAAEYEHNFHAKALGGEDNYTPLERAWIRPTLEINGICGGYTGIGLKTIIPAMAHAKITCRLVANQNPDKIGVLVTEFLNEHKPKEMHLHIDTCHGSPAIKTSPHSTIAKAATTAYSEVFETPCKMIMAGGSIGVSETLVKASHAEPIFLGLGLADDQIHAPNEHFGIDRLEKGMLIIARILQTIV
- the tgt gene encoding tRNA guanosine(34) transglycosylase Tgt; amino-acid sequence: MSTFRFEVIYQSKKSRARVGKIHTPHGVIDTPNFVAVGTNGTLKALDNDAVSAVELQLMFCNTYHLLLQPGLEVVKKAGGLHAFINRKGPIITDSGGFQVFSLAYGSVASELKSKGTKKSEGSVIKISEEGVLFRSYRDGAKIMLTPESSIQAQKIFGADIIIPLDELPPYHIASDELKKSLARTHRWEKRSLEEHLKDKKNQALYAVIHGGVDKMLRKESCEYLSSLPFDGFAVGGSLGKDRDEMVDMLQFLTPFLPEDKPNHLLGIADLPSLQKCVPLGFDTFDSSYPTKSARHGVVFTKNGPLKLTQGSNVHAFDPIEEGCNCLACRCFTRGYLHHLFKAKEQTAGSLASIHNLHYMVRLMKNYREAILNDSL
- a CDS encoding queuosine precursor transporter, whose amino-acid sequence is MLNELLFIFHALLTITFILGALRVSKEFLLATTVVSWIFANLFVLKQIELFGLSVTASDAFSVGGSIGIALLNEFYGKKFAKRAVFLGFYLLVIFAIMSWIQLAYQPSSSDTMHVHYANILGTMPRLVLASLVAYLVSSLMNVAFSAFLQKIANGRYVLIRTVLVVGVVQLLDTLLFTYLGLYGILLSLSSIVLFSFIIKCFSLIISAPLVGYFLLKKKKREEKLHEHISF